In a genomic window of Mycolicibacter heraklionensis:
- a CDS encoding bile acid:sodium symporter family protein encodes MAAAHEHRGAPMDNRFFPLVVVTAMLALGMTLTVADFRRAAALRRPLAVALICQAIVLPSFCLLIAEAFNLPPKLAVGLMLISAVPGGLLANVFSHLVNGDLALNLTLTAINAVISIASLPAILAFSITWFTGEGRSIPLQLDKFVAVVGLVIVPTAVGVAIRERFPDLARRLKRPVRVAAATLLVAVSVAAIAGGRTTLLTNLGALTGAVVSFATVSLTVGYLVPRWMKLAPRQAIAISLEIGMHNAMVATAIALSPQLLDSAEIGTVPALYGVIAPVIALLLVATVRGLDPAYRKVPQSGAVDATGQALSPKPGDDARPASEAVAG; translated from the coding sequence ATGGCGGCTGCGCACGAACATCGCGGAGCGCCCATGGATAACCGGTTTTTCCCATTGGTCGTCGTGACGGCCATGCTCGCCCTGGGAATGACCCTCACCGTCGCCGACTTCCGGCGGGCCGCCGCACTGAGGCGCCCGCTCGCGGTCGCCTTGATCTGCCAGGCGATTGTGCTGCCGTCGTTCTGCCTGCTGATCGCCGAAGCATTCAACCTCCCGCCGAAGCTCGCGGTGGGGCTGATGCTGATATCCGCCGTACCCGGCGGCCTGTTGGCCAACGTCTTCAGCCACTTGGTCAATGGCGACCTTGCACTCAATCTCACGCTCACCGCGATCAACGCCGTCATCTCGATCGCCTCCCTACCGGCGATCCTGGCGTTTTCAATCACCTGGTTCACCGGGGAGGGCAGGAGTATCCCCCTTCAGCTGGACAAGTTCGTCGCAGTGGTCGGACTGGTGATCGTCCCCACCGCAGTCGGTGTCGCGATTCGCGAACGCTTCCCCGACCTGGCCCGTCGCTTGAAGCGGCCGGTCCGCGTCGCCGCCGCCACGCTGCTGGTAGCCGTCTCTGTGGCGGCGATCGCTGGTGGTCGAACGACACTGCTGACCAACCTGGGCGCCCTCACCGGCGCCGTGGTGTCGTTCGCCACCGTCAGCCTGACTGTTGGTTATCTCGTGCCGCGGTGGATGAAACTCGCCCCGCGGCAGGCTATCGCCATCAGTCTCGAAATCGGGATGCACAACGCGATGGTGGCCACCGCGATAGCGCTGAGCCCGCAGCTCCTCGACAGCGCAGAAATCGGTACGGTGCCGGCGCTGTACGGCGTCATAGCGCCGGTTATCGCTCTGCTGCTTGTCGCCACGGTGCGCGGCCTCGATCCCGCCTACCGTAAGGTGCCCCAATCCGGCGCCGTCGACGCAACGGGCCAGGCGCTGTCGCCGAAGCCCGGTGACGATGCGCGGCCGGCGTCCGAAGCGGTAGCCGGCTAG